The proteins below are encoded in one region of Mycteria americana isolate JAX WOST 10 ecotype Jacksonville Zoo and Gardens chromosome 22, USCA_MyAme_1.0, whole genome shotgun sequence:
- the MLX gene encoding max-like protein X encodes MTGGGRKMAEPPGAAAEDSWGKVDAAYSDNGLDSALFMENARKGSIVSRANSIGSTSASSVPNTDDEDSDYHQEPYKESYKDRRRRAHTQAERKRRDAIKKGYDDLQAIVPTCEQQDFSLGCQKLSKAIVLQKTIDYIQFLHKEKKKQEEEVSTLRKDVMALKIMKVNYEQIVKAHQDNPNEGKDQVSDEVKFNIFQGIMDSLFQSFNASISVTSFRELSACVFSWIEEHCKPQTLRDIVIGVLHQLKSQLY; translated from the exons ATGACCGGGGGGGGCCGGAAGATGGCGGagccgccgggcgccgcggccGAGGACTCGTGGGGGAAG GTGGACGCAGCCTACAGCGACAATGGCCTGGACTCGG CGCTCTTTATGGAAAACGCTAGGAAAGGAAGCATAGTGTCACGAGCCAACAGCATCGGCTCCACCAGCGCCTCTTCTGTCCCCAATACAG ATGATGAGGACAGCGATTACCACCAGGAGCCCTACAAGGAGTCATACAAGGACCGGCGCAGGCGGGCGCACACCCAGGCGGAGCGGAAAAGGCGAGACGCCATCAAG AAAGGCTACGATGACTTGCAGGCCATCGTTCCCACCTGTGAGCAGCAGGATTTCTCCTTAGGCTGCCAGAAGCTGAGCAAGGCCATCGTCCTCCAGAAAA CCATCGACTACATCCAGTTCCTgcacaaggaaaagaagaagcaagaggaggaagTTTCTACCCTCAGGAAAGACGTGATGGCCTTGAAGATCATGAAAGT GAACTACGAGCAGATTGTGAAAGCTCATCAGGACAACCCGAACGAGGGGAAGGACCAGGTCTCTGACGAGGTGAAGTTCAATATTTTCCAAGGCATTATGGATTCCCTCTTCCAGTCCTTTAACGCCTCCATCTCAGTAACGAGTTTTCGGGAGCTCTCGGCTTGCGTCTTCAGCTGGATTGAGGAGCACTGCAAGCCCCAG
- the LOC142419932 gene encoding uncharacterized protein LOC142419932, producing GAGGRCSGRGGRRGRLPVRRRGAGPGRRGRGSTVPGRYRTGVPRCGGAASLTPRPSRCLGIPRSPPAQPARPFLIPVGTGPSGHWERRVLGYSAGQMYKLAANVGEYRLFVPWCSRSAVLSRRGQVLRAELEVGFPPFLERYVSEVFLGSRRIRAVSRDCRLFRHLETLWRFGPGLPGRTDTCLLDFSVSLLRVQVGAARPAGQPVSGRGGEADGVSLRGPGAGAVRAAGSRPSLSAPAGRVPGLRVPRPRQATLLGAGSRVRPGSAVGPAQGLALFTPV from the exons GGCGCGGGCGGACGCTGctcggggcgcggcgggcggcggggccgcctcccgGTGAgacggcgcggggccgggccggggcggcggggccggggcagtaCCGTGCCGGGGCGGTACCGTACCGGTGTGCCGCGGTGCGGGGGAGCCGCCTCCCTGACCCCTCGCCCCTCCAGGTGTCTCGGCATCCCCCGTTCCCCGCCGGCGCAGCCAGCGCGGCCGTTTCTGATCCCGGTGGGCACCGGCCCCAGCGGGCACTGGGAGCGGCGGGTCCTGGG GTACTCGGCGGGGCAGATGTACAAGCTGGCGGCCAACGTGGGGGAGTACCGGCTCTTCGTGCCCTGGTGCAGCCGCTCGGCCGTGCTCTCCCGCCGCGGGCAGGTGCTGCGGGCAGAGCTCGAGgtcggcttcccgcccttcctgGAGCGCTACGTCTCTGAGGTCTTCCTGGGCTCCCGGCGGATCCGG GCCGTCAGCCGGGACTGCCGCCTCTTCAGGCACCTGGAGACGCTGTGGCGGTTCGGGCCAGGGCTGCCCGGACGGACGGACACCTGCTTGCTGGACTTCTCAGTGA gTCTCCTTCGAGTTCAGGTCGGCGCTGCACGCCCGGCTGGCCAGCCTGTTTCTGGACGAGGTGGCGAGGCGGACGGTGTCAGCCTTCGAGGGCCGGGCGCAGGCGCTGTTCGGGCCGCAGGCAGCCGTCCGTCCCTGTCCGCACCAGCGGGCCGCGTGCCGGGCCTGAGGGTGCCGCGGCCGCGGCAGGCGACGCTCCTCGGCGCTGGGTCCCGGGTTCGGCCGGGCTCTGCCGTCGGCCCTGCTCAGGGCCTCGCGCTATTTACGCCTGTCTAA